In the genome of Streptomyces pactum, one region contains:
- the fmt gene encoding methionyl-tRNA formyltransferase: protein MRLVFAGTPEVAVPALDALLASDRHEVAAVITRPDAPAGRGRRLVASPVAERAAEAGIEILKPARPRDPDFQQRLREIAPDCCPVVAYGALLPKSALEIPAHGWVNLHFSLLPAWRGAAPVQHAVLAGDEVTGASTFLIEEGLDSGPVYGVLTERIRPTDTSGDLLTRLAFAGAGLLAATMDGIEDGTLRAVPQPAEGVSLAPKIGVEDARIDWTTPALRVDRLVRGCAPAPGAWTVFRGERLKVMSVALVTDRTDLGPGELAATKNAVCVGTGSHAVELQWVQPQGKKPMRAADWARGVRIAAGERVGSA from the coding sequence ATGAGGCTCGTCTTCGCCGGTACCCCCGAGGTCGCCGTTCCCGCCCTGGACGCCCTGCTGGCCTCGGACCGGCACGAGGTGGCCGCGGTCATCACCCGGCCGGACGCGCCGGCCGGACGCGGCCGGCGGCTGGTGGCCAGCCCGGTCGCGGAGCGCGCGGCGGAGGCGGGCATCGAGATCCTCAAGCCCGCCCGGCCGCGCGACCCGGACTTCCAGCAGCGGCTGCGCGAGATCGCCCCGGACTGCTGCCCGGTCGTCGCCTACGGCGCGCTGCTGCCCAAATCCGCGCTGGAGATCCCGGCGCACGGCTGGGTGAACCTGCACTTCTCGCTGCTCCCCGCCTGGCGGGGAGCGGCCCCGGTGCAGCACGCGGTGCTCGCCGGCGACGAGGTGACCGGCGCCTCCACCTTCCTCATCGAGGAGGGACTGGACTCCGGCCCGGTGTACGGCGTGCTGACCGAACGGATCCGGCCCACCGACACCAGCGGGGACCTCCTCACCCGGCTGGCGTTCGCCGGCGCGGGGCTGCTCGCCGCCACCATGGACGGGATCGAGGACGGCACCCTGCGCGCCGTCCCGCAGCCCGCCGAGGGCGTCTCGCTGGCCCCGAAGATCGGGGTCGAGGACGCGCGGATCGACTGGACGACCCCGGCACTGCGGGTCGACCGGCTGGTCCGCGGCTGCGCCCCGGCCCCCGGTGCCTGGACGGTGTTCCGCGGCGAGCGGCTCAAGGTCATGTCGGTGGCGCTGGTCACCGACCGGACCGACCTGGGCCCCGGGGAGCTGGCCGCCACCAAGAACGCGGTCTGCGTGGGGACCGGCAGCCACGCGGTGGAGCTGCAGTGGGTGCAGCCGCAGGGCAAGAAGCCGATGCGGGCGGCGGACTGGGCCCGCGGGGTGCGGATCGCGGCGGGGGAGCGGGTCGGCTCCGCCTGA
- the rpe gene encoding ribulose-phosphate 3-epimerase, which produces MAVQINPSILSADFSRLAEEAAAVRGADWLHVDVMDNHFVPNLTLGVPVVESLSRATTTPLDLHLMIEDPDRWAPQYVEAGAGSVTFHAEAAAAPVRLAREIRGKGARAAMALKPATPIEPYEDLLPELDMLLVMTVEPGFGGQAFLDIMLPKIRRTRELISKHGLEMWLQVDGGVSASTIERCAEAGADVFVAGSAVYGAQDPAEAVRALREQAEQATAAASWACGH; this is translated from the coding sequence ATGGCCGTACAGATCAACCCCAGTATCCTCTCCGCGGACTTCTCCCGCCTGGCGGAGGAGGCGGCAGCGGTCCGTGGCGCGGACTGGCTGCACGTCGACGTGATGGACAACCACTTCGTCCCGAACCTGACGCTCGGCGTGCCGGTCGTCGAGTCGCTCAGCCGCGCCACCACCACCCCGCTGGACCTGCACCTGATGATCGAGGACCCGGACCGCTGGGCGCCGCAGTACGTGGAGGCGGGGGCCGGTTCGGTCACCTTCCACGCGGAGGCCGCCGCCGCCCCGGTGCGTCTGGCGCGGGAGATCCGGGGGAAGGGGGCCAGGGCGGCCATGGCGCTCAAGCCGGCCACCCCGATCGAGCCGTACGAGGACCTGCTGCCGGAGCTGGACATGCTGCTGGTGATGACGGTCGAGCCCGGTTTCGGCGGTCAGGCGTTTCTCGACATCATGCTGCCGAAGATCCGGCGCACCCGGGAGCTGATCTCCAAGCACGGCCTGGAGATGTGGCTCCAAGTGGACGGCGGGGTTTCCGCCTCGACCATCGAGCGCTGTGCTGAGGCGGGTGCCGACGTGTTCGTCGCCGGTTCGGCGGTGTACGGCGCACAGGACCCGGCCGAGGCGGTGCGCGCGCTCCGGGAGCAGGCGGAGCAGGCCACGGCGGCCGCGTCCTGGGCGTGCGGACACTGA
- a CDS encoding GuaB1 family IMP dehydrogenase-related protein: MRFLNDSRPSYDLTYDDVFMVPSRSAVGSRQGVDLSTPDGTGTTIPLVVANMTAIAGRRMAETVARRGGLVVIPQDIPLDVVADVVSWVKQRHLVLDTPIVLAPTSTVGDALALLPKRAHGAGVVVTDGRPVGVVTESDLTGVDRFTQLSEVMSTELLLLDADIDPREAFGRLDAAHRRLAPAVDADGRLAGILTRKGALRATLYTPAVDAAGRLRIAAAVGINGDVAGRAKALLEAGVDTLVVDTAHGHQESMISALKAVRALDPQVPVVAGNVVAAEGVRDLVEAGADIVKVGVGPGAMCTTRMMTGVGRPQFSAVLECAAEARRLGKHVWADGGVRHPRDVAMALAAGASNVMIGSWFAGTHESPGDMQHTADGRPYKESFGMASARAVRNRTSEESAYDRARKALFEEGISTSRMFLDPARPGVEDLIDSIIAGVRSSCTYAGAGSLEEFHERAVVGVQSAAGYAEGKPLHASWT, from the coding sequence ATGCGTTTTCTGAACGACTCCAGGCCGTCGTACGACCTCACGTACGACGACGTCTTCATGGTGCCGAGCCGCTCGGCCGTCGGTTCCCGGCAGGGTGTGGACCTGTCCACCCCGGACGGGACGGGCACCACCATCCCGCTGGTCGTGGCCAACATGACCGCCATCGCCGGCCGCCGGATGGCCGAGACGGTCGCCCGCCGCGGCGGCCTGGTGGTCATCCCGCAGGACATCCCGCTCGACGTGGTCGCCGACGTCGTCAGCTGGGTCAAGCAGCGCCACCTGGTGCTGGACACCCCGATCGTGCTCGCCCCCACCTCGACCGTGGGGGACGCGCTGGCGCTGCTGCCCAAGCGGGCGCACGGCGCCGGAGTGGTGGTCACCGACGGCCGGCCGGTGGGCGTGGTCACCGAGTCCGACCTGACCGGCGTGGACCGCTTCACCCAGCTCTCCGAGGTCATGTCCACCGAGCTGCTGCTCCTCGACGCGGACATCGACCCGAGGGAGGCGTTCGGCAGGCTGGACGCCGCCCACCGCAGGCTCGCCCCCGCGGTGGACGCCGACGGCCGGCTGGCGGGCATCCTCACCCGCAAGGGCGCGCTCCGCGCCACCCTGTACACCCCGGCCGTGGACGCGGCCGGCCGGCTGCGGATCGCCGCCGCGGTGGGCATCAACGGGGACGTCGCAGGGCGGGCCAAGGCGCTGCTGGAGGCGGGCGTGGACACCCTGGTGGTGGACACCGCGCACGGTCACCAGGAGTCCATGATCAGCGCGCTGAAGGCGGTGCGCGCCCTCGATCCGCAGGTGCCGGTGGTCGCCGGCAACGTGGTCGCCGCCGAGGGCGTGCGCGACCTGGTCGAGGCCGGTGCCGACATCGTCAAGGTGGGCGTGGGCCCCGGCGCCATGTGCACCACCCGGATGATGACCGGGGTGGGCCGGCCGCAGTTCTCCGCGGTGCTGGAGTGCGCCGCCGAGGCCCGCCGGCTGGGCAAGCACGTCTGGGCGGACGGCGGCGTCCGGCACCCCCGCGACGTGGCCATGGCGCTGGCCGCCGGCGCCTCCAACGTGATGATCGGCTCCTGGTTCGCGGGCACCCACGAGTCGCCCGGGGACATGCAGCACACCGCCGACGGGCGGCCGTACAAGGAGAGCTTCGGCATGGCCTCGGCGCGGGCGGTGCGCAACCGCACGTCCGAGGAGTCCGCGTACGACCGGGCCCGCAAGGCGCTGTTCGAGGAGGGCATCTCCACCTCGCGGATGTTCCTGGACCCGGCCCGGCCGGGCGTGGAGGACCTGATCGACTCGATCATCGCCGGGGTGCGCAGCTCCTGCACCTACGCCGGGGCCGGGTCGCTGGAGGAGTTCCACGAGCGGGCCGTGGTCGGGGTGCAGAGCGCGGCCGGCTACGCCGAGGGCAAGCCGCTGCACGCCAGCTGGACCTGA
- a CDS encoding amino acid permease, which translates to MLDHPVGAGGDGPGAGRASLGARLMRRKPVERLIAESGQGAGGTLRRSLGMWQLTMISIGATLGTGIFVVLGEAVPEAGPAVVLSFVIAGLTALFSALSYAELAGTIPVSGSSYSYAYATLGEVVAWVCGWCLILEYGVSVAAVAVGWGQYLNELLDGTIGVTIPTALAAPPGEDGGVFNLPALLVVLLAMAFLLGGAKESARANTVMVGVKIAALLLFCAVAFTGIRAGNYTPFMPLGMAGVSAAGATLFFSYIGFDAASTAGEEAKNPQRDLPRAIMLSLFIVTALYCLVAAVAVGALPWRRFDGSEAALAGIMESVTGHSFWAVLLAAGAVVAIASVVLTVLYGQTRILFAMSRDGLVPPVFSRVHPRTGAPRANTVIVSLFCGGLAAAVPLGRLAEATSIGTLFAFALVNVAVIVLRRTRPEMPRTFRVPLSPLFPVIGFVLCVWMMKGLEPVTWIVFGMWMAAGLVLYFGYGLRRSRLATAEPAPAEK; encoded by the coding sequence TTGTTGGACCACCCCGTGGGGGCCGGCGGTGACGGCCCGGGCGCGGGCCGGGCATCGCTCGGCGCCCGGCTGATGCGGCGCAAGCCGGTGGAGCGGCTGATCGCCGAGAGCGGCCAGGGCGCCGGCGGGACCCTCCGCCGCAGCCTGGGCATGTGGCAGCTCACCATGATCAGCATCGGCGCGACCCTGGGCACCGGCATCTTCGTGGTGCTGGGCGAGGCGGTGCCCGAGGCGGGTCCGGCCGTGGTGCTCTCCTTCGTGATCGCCGGGCTGACCGCCCTGTTCTCCGCGCTGTCCTACGCCGAGCTGGCCGGCACCATCCCGGTCTCCGGCTCCTCCTACTCCTACGCGTACGCCACCCTGGGCGAGGTGGTCGCCTGGGTGTGCGGCTGGTGCCTGATCCTGGAGTACGGGGTGTCGGTGGCCGCCGTGGCGGTCGGCTGGGGGCAGTACCTCAACGAACTGCTCGACGGCACCATCGGGGTCACCATCCCCACCGCGCTCGCCGCGCCGCCGGGCGAGGACGGCGGTGTCTTCAACCTGCCGGCGCTGCTGGTGGTGCTGCTCGCCATGGCGTTCCTGCTCGGCGGTGCCAAGGAGAGCGCCCGGGCCAACACGGTCATGGTGGGCGTCAAGATCGCCGCGCTGCTGCTCTTCTGCGCCGTCGCCTTCACCGGCATCCGCGCCGGCAACTACACCCCCTTCATGCCGCTGGGCATGGCGGGCGTCAGTGCCGCCGGGGCCACCCTGTTCTTCTCGTACATCGGCTTCGACGCCGCCTCCACCGCGGGCGAGGAGGCCAAGAACCCGCAGCGCGACCTGCCGCGCGCCATCATGCTCTCGCTGTTCATCGTCACCGCGCTGTACTGCCTGGTCGCGGCCGTCGCGGTGGGGGCACTGCCGTGGCGGCGGTTCGACGGCAGCGAGGCCGCCCTCGCCGGGATCATGGAGTCGGTCACCGGACACAGCTTCTGGGCGGTGCTGCTCGCCGCCGGCGCGGTGGTCGCCATCGCCTCGGTGGTGCTGACCGTCCTGTACGGCCAGACCCGCATCCTCTTCGCGATGTCCCGCGACGGACTGGTGCCCCCGGTGTTCTCCCGCGTCCACCCGCGCACCGGCGCACCGCGCGCCAACACCGTGATCGTCTCGCTGTTCTGCGGCGGACTGGCCGCCGCGGTGCCGCTGGGCCGGCTCGCCGAGGCCACCAGCATCGGCACCCTCTTCGCCTTCGCGCTGGTCAACGTCGCGGTGATCGTGCTGCGCCGCACCCGGCCGGAGATGCCGCGCACCTTCCGGGTGCCGCTGTCCCCGCTCTTCCCGGTCATCGGCTTCGTGCTGTGCGTGTGGATGATGAAGGGGCTGGAGCCGGTCACCTGGATCGTCTTCGGCATGTGGATGGCGGCCGGCCTTGTGCTGTACTTCGGATACGGCCTGCGGCGCTCCCGCCTGGCCACCGCAGAACCCGCCCCAGCAGAGAAGTGA
- a CDS encoding DUF2637 domain-containing protein, translating into MTYPPHGHAGHGSYPSGPGPGPDERLDFTTGYDLHSLPLPDPETLEGRWDLEGDLARLLQSSAEEPSGPADPLRRPDPLRGDPLLADPLRDDPHVDDLPYTGETLRPEARVAQHAAVRGRGRRRRVRFRMPTMPWLQLASLVFAAVTALIVAMLSVLSGMVSYGPLRFLAAPTTSGSLADWWPLLVYGPWLVASLSVLRAALHHRGAAHSWMVVVLFSAIAVLLCVAHAPKTLAGIAVAGLPPVAALISFHQLVRQITLNDPPRHALPRQRGTQPRG; encoded by the coding sequence ATGACCTACCCCCCACATGGACATGCCGGACACGGGTCGTACCCCTCCGGCCCGGGGCCCGGGCCGGACGAGCGGCTGGACTTCACCACCGGTTACGACCTGCACAGCCTGCCCCTGCCGGACCCGGAGACCCTGGAGGGCCGCTGGGACCTGGAGGGCGACCTGGCCCGGCTGCTGCAGAGCTCCGCCGAGGAGCCGTCCGGCCCGGCCGACCCGTTGCGCCGGCCCGACCCGTTGCGGGGTGACCCGCTGCTGGCGGACCCGCTGCGCGACGATCCGCACGTCGACGACCTGCCGTACACCGGGGAGACGCTCCGCCCCGAGGCGCGGGTCGCCCAGCACGCCGCGGTGCGCGGCCGGGGGCGCCGCCGCCGGGTCCGCTTCCGCATGCCGACCATGCCCTGGCTGCAGCTGGCGAGTCTGGTCTTCGCCGCGGTCACCGCCCTCATCGTCGCCATGCTGAGCGTGCTCAGCGGGATGGTCTCCTACGGGCCGCTGCGCTTCCTGGCCGCTCCCACCACCTCCGGGTCGCTCGCCGACTGGTGGCCGCTGCTGGTCTACGGGCCGTGGCTGGTCGCCTCGCTGTCGGTGCTCCGCGCCGCGCTGCACCACCGCGGCGCGGCGCACTCCTGGATGGTGGTGGTGCTCTTCTCCGCCATCGCGGTGCTGCTGTGCGTGGCGCACGCGCCCAAGACGCTGGCGGGGATCGCGGTGGCCGGGCTGCCGCCGGTGGCGGCGCTGATCTCCTTCCACCAGCTGGTGCGGCAGATCACCCTCAACGACCCGCCGCGCCACGCGCTGCCCCGTCAGCGCGGGACCCAGCCCCGCGGCTGA
- a CDS encoding Lrp/AsnC family transcriptional regulator, whose product MRLNELDERIVHALAEDARRSYADIGAEVGLSAPAVKRRVDRLRAEGAITGFTVRVDPAALGWQTEGIVELYCRHNTSPEDIRRGLSRYPEVVSASTVTGDADAVVQVFASDMRHFERVLERIAGEPFVERTKSVLVLSPLLRRFSSGAPG is encoded by the coding sequence GTGCGACTGAACGAACTCGACGAACGCATCGTGCACGCCCTCGCCGAGGATGCCCGGCGCAGCTACGCGGACATCGGGGCGGAGGTGGGCCTGTCCGCCCCGGCGGTCAAGCGCCGGGTGGACCGGCTGCGCGCCGAGGGCGCCATCACCGGCTTCACCGTGCGGGTGGACCCGGCCGCGCTGGGCTGGCAGACCGAGGGCATCGTCGAGCTGTACTGCCGCCACAACACCTCGCCGGAGGACATCCGGCGCGGCCTGTCGCGCTACCCGGAGGTGGTGTCCGCGTCCACGGTGACCGGTGACGCGGACGCCGTGGTCCAGGTGTTCGCCTCCGACATGCGCCACTTCGAGCGGGTGCTGGAGCGGATCGCGGGCGAGCCCTTCGTGGAGCGCACCAAGTCGGTGCTGGTGCTCTCGCCGCTGCTGCGCCGGTTCTCCTCCGGCGCCCCCGGATAA
- a CDS encoding RsmB/NOP family class I SAM-dependent RNA methyltransferase, translating to MSQQPHRRPGKPYRRPRKDPVRVLAFEALRAVDERDAYANLVLPPLLREARERGDFDARDAALATELVYGTLRRQGTYDAIIAACVDRPLREVDPPVLDVLSLGAHQLLGTRIPAHAAVSATVELARVVLGDGRAKFVNAVLRRIAADDLDGWLARVAPAYDEDPEDHLAVVHSHPRWIVSALWDALGGGRAGIEDLLEADNERPAVTLVARPGRATTTELLDTLGTGGVAGRWSPYAVRLAEGGEPGALDAVREGRAGVQDEGSQLVALALAAAPLEGPDTRWLDGCAGPGGKAALLAALAAERGAALLAAERQPHRARLVARVLEGNPGPWQVITADSTRPAWQPGTFDRVLVDVPCSGLGALRRRPEARWRRRPEDLEGFAPLQRELLREALGAARVGGVVGYATCSPHPAETRAVVEDVLKGRGGRPVAAEWIDARPLMPGVPDLGDGPDVQLWPHLHGTDAMYLALLRRTG from the coding sequence GTGAGTCAGCAACCCCACCGCCGTCCCGGCAAGCCCTACCGCAGGCCCAGGAAGGACCCCGTCCGCGTCCTGGCGTTCGAGGCGCTGCGGGCCGTGGACGAGCGGGACGCCTACGCCAACCTGGTGCTGCCGCCGCTGCTGCGGGAGGCACGGGAGCGGGGCGACTTCGACGCCCGGGACGCGGCGCTCGCCACCGAGCTGGTGTACGGCACGCTCCGCCGGCAGGGCACCTATGACGCGATCATCGCCGCCTGCGTGGACCGGCCGCTGCGCGAGGTCGACCCGCCGGTGCTGGACGTGCTGAGCCTGGGCGCGCACCAGCTGCTCGGCACCCGCATCCCCGCCCACGCCGCGGTGAGCGCCACCGTCGAACTGGCCCGGGTGGTGCTGGGCGACGGGCGGGCGAAGTTCGTCAACGCGGTGCTGCGCCGGATCGCCGCGGACGACCTCGACGGCTGGCTGGCACGGGTGGCCCCGGCGTACGACGAGGACCCCGAGGACCACCTGGCCGTGGTGCACTCGCACCCGCGCTGGATCGTCTCCGCCCTGTGGGACGCCCTGGGCGGCGGCCGGGCCGGGATCGAGGACCTGCTGGAGGCCGACAACGAGCGGCCCGCGGTGACGCTGGTGGCGCGCCCGGGCCGGGCCACCACCACCGAGCTGCTCGATACCCTCGGCACCGGCGGAGTGGCGGGCCGCTGGTCGCCGTACGCCGTCCGGCTGGCCGAGGGGGGCGAACCGGGAGCGCTGGACGCGGTCCGCGAGGGCCGCGCCGGGGTGCAGGACGAGGGCAGCCAGCTGGTGGCGCTCGCCCTCGCCGCCGCCCCGCTGGAGGGCCCCGACACCCGCTGGCTGGACGGCTGCGCCGGCCCCGGCGGGAAGGCGGCGCTGCTCGCCGCACTCGCCGCCGAGCGCGGCGCGGCGCTGCTCGCCGCGGAGAGGCAGCCGCACCGGGCCCGGCTGGTGGCCCGGGTGCTGGAGGGCAACCCCGGCCCCTGGCAGGTGATCACCGCGGACAGCACCCGGCCGGCCTGGCAGCCCGGCACCTTCGACCGGGTGCTGGTGGACGTCCCGTGCAGCGGCCTGGGCGCGCTGCGCCGCCGTCCCGAGGCGCGCTGGCGCCGCCGCCCGGAGGACCTGGAGGGCTTCGCACCGCTCCAGCGGGAACTGCTGCGCGAGGCGCTCGGCGCGGCCCGGGTCGGCGGCGTGGTCGGATACGCCACCTGCTCGCCCCACCCGGCGGAGACCCGGGCGGTGGTCGAGGACGTGCTCAAGGGACGCGGTGGCCGCCCGGTGGCCGCCGAGTGGATCGACGCCCGGCCGCTGATGCCGGGCGTTCCCGACCTCGGCGACGGGCCGGACGTACAGCTCTGGCCGCACCTGCACGGCACCGACGCCATGTACCTGGCCCTGCTGCGCCGTACCGGCTGA
- a CDS encoding MMPL family transporter produces the protein MAAGAHREPDERHRTARAPHRPGRLVCGRRTKWLTVLLWLVALAALAPAAQRLSDVQDNDALSWLPDSAESTRVLKVAEGFRDESVTAVVIYAREGGLTAADRERIAGAADELRTLRDHGVQGARTRGPVFDRPAEPRAAQIAVPITMDERGWERIAPAVDSLREITGRGSGGLAVHITGPGGTAADFAEVYAGIDSTLLLAALAVVVVALLVTYRSPVLLLVPVLAAVAALLTSQALVYLLARHAGLTVNGQSAGILTVLVFGAGTDYALLLVARYREELRRHRDRHEAMARALRRAGPAIVASGGTVGISMLVLLVAEMNSTSGLGPVCAVGVAVAVLAMLTLLPALLVIAGRWVFWPVVPHYGSPEPTERGVWARAGRRIERRPRTVWGVTAVVLAALSLGITALRAEGIDNADAFTRTQDSVTGQELSARYFPAGSGSPLVVVAEADRAGEVRRAVERAGGVVPASVGRPPGVAPERDGRVLLEATPTDPADSAAAEETVERVRAAVHAVPGARALVGGTTAATLDAENASARDNRVVIPLVLLVVLGVLMLLLRAVLAPLLLIATVVLSFAAALGISALAFRHVFDYAGEDTAFPLFTFVFLVALGIDYNIFLTTRVREESVRRGTRQGTLTALAATGAVITSAGLVLAGTFAALGTLPVTGFAEIGFAVAAGVLLDTFVVRSVLVTAVFLDLGPRVWWPHPLARTDGGRRAGTAGPRRPDTPRD, from the coding sequence ATGGCGGCAGGAGCGCACCGGGAACCCGATGAACGGCACCGTACGGCCCGGGCGCCCCACCGCCCGGGCCGGCTGGTCTGCGGGCGCCGCACCAAGTGGCTCACCGTACTGCTGTGGCTGGTGGCCCTGGCCGCCCTGGCCCCGGCGGCGCAGCGGCTCTCCGACGTCCAGGACAACGACGCCCTGTCCTGGCTGCCGGACAGCGCGGAGTCCACCCGGGTGCTGAAGGTCGCCGAGGGCTTCCGGGACGAGTCCGTCACGGCCGTGGTGATCTACGCCAGGGAAGGCGGGCTGACCGCGGCCGACCGCGAACGCATCGCCGGGGCGGCGGACGAGCTGCGCACGCTGCGCGACCACGGGGTCCAGGGCGCCCGGACCCGCGGCCCGGTGTTCGACCGGCCCGCCGAGCCGCGCGCCGCGCAGATCGCCGTCCCGATCACCATGGACGAGCGGGGCTGGGAACGGATCGCCCCCGCCGTGGACTCCCTGCGCGAGATCACCGGCCGCGGCTCCGGCGGGCTGGCCGTGCACATCACCGGCCCCGGCGGCACGGCGGCCGACTTCGCCGAGGTGTACGCGGGCATCGACTCCACCTTGCTGCTTGCCGCGCTCGCCGTGGTGGTCGTGGCGCTGCTGGTCACCTACCGCAGCCCCGTCCTGCTGCTGGTGCCGGTGCTCGCCGCGGTCGCCGCGCTGCTGACCTCCCAGGCCCTGGTGTACCTGCTGGCCCGGCACGCCGGGCTCACCGTGAACGGGCAGAGCGCCGGCATCCTCACCGTGCTGGTGTTCGGTGCCGGGACCGACTACGCGCTGCTGCTGGTGGCCCGCTACCGGGAGGAGCTGCGCCGCCACCGCGACCGCCACGAGGCGATGGCGCGCGCCCTGCGCCGGGCCGGTCCGGCGATCGTCGCCAGCGGCGGCACGGTGGGCATCAGCATGCTGGTGCTGCTGGTCGCGGAGATGAACTCCACCAGCGGCCTGGGACCGGTCTGCGCCGTCGGGGTGGCCGTCGCCGTGCTGGCGATGCTCACCCTGCTCCCCGCCCTGCTGGTGATCGCCGGCCGGTGGGTCTTCTGGCCGGTGGTGCCGCATTACGGGTCGCCGGAGCCGACCGAACGGGGGGTGTGGGCCCGGGCAGGGCGGCGGATCGAGCGGCGGCCGCGCACCGTCTGGGGGGTGACGGCGGTGGTCCTGGCCGCGCTGTCCCTGGGCATCACCGCGCTGCGTGCCGAGGGGATCGACAACGCCGACGCGTTCACCCGGACCCAGGACTCCGTCACCGGGCAGGAGCTGTCGGCCCGCTACTTCCCCGCCGGCAGCGGCAGCCCGCTGGTGGTGGTGGCGGAGGCGGACCGGGCCGGGGAGGTGCGGCGGGCCGTCGAGCGCGCCGGCGGCGTGGTGCCCGCATCGGTGGGCCGGCCGCCCGGGGTGGCGCCGGAGCGGGACGGCCGGGTGCTGCTGGAGGCGACGCCGACCGATCCGGCGGACAGCGCCGCCGCCGAGGAGACCGTGGAGCGGGTACGGGCGGCGGTGCACGCCGTCCCCGGCGCCCGGGCGCTGGTCGGGGGCACCACCGCCGCGACGCTCGACGCCGAGAACGCCTCGGCCCGGGACAACCGGGTGGTCATCCCGCTGGTGCTGCTGGTGGTCCTGGGCGTGCTGATGCTGCTGTTGCGCGCGGTCCTGGCTCCGCTGCTGCTGATCGCCACGGTGGTGCTGTCCTTCGCCGCGGCCCTGGGCATCAGCGCGCTCGCCTTCCGGCACGTGTTCGACTACGCCGGGGAGGACACCGCCTTCCCGCTCTTCACCTTCGTCTTCCTGGTGGCCCTGGGCATCGACTACAACATCTTCCTCACCACCCGGGTGCGCGAGGAGTCCGTCCGCCGGGGCACCCGGCAGGGGACGCTCACCGCGCTGGCCGCCACCGGAGCCGTGATCACCTCCGCGGGGCTGGTGCTGGCCGGTACCTTCGCCGCCCTGGGCACCCTCCCCGTCACCGGGTTCGCGGAGATCGGCTTCGCCGTCGCCGCGGGCGTCCTGCTGGACACCTTCGTGGTCCGGTCGGTGCTGGTCACGGCGGTTTTCCTGGACCTGGGGCCGCGCGTGTGGTGGCCGCACCCGCTGGCCCGGACCGACGGCGGCCGGCGGGCGGGGACGGCCGGGCCGCGGCGGCCGGATACGCCTCGGGACTGA
- a CDS encoding sugar-binding transcriptional regulator — protein sequence MGPAELVQAAAMARRFYLEGKSKIQIAEEFGVSRFKVARVLETALERDLVRIEIRVPAELDAERSDALRARYGLRHAVVVEAPADAEADAPDPENLGEVAADLLGELVTEGDVLGLAWGRSTIHMAAALHRLPPCTVVQLTGVYDAGTAERGSVEAVRRAAQVSGGEAHPIYAPMLLPDPATAAALRGQTGIARAFEYFDKVTVAAVSIGSWEAGISTVYDMLSEEERAHYASLGAAAEMSAHLFDSEGRRIGRDLGERCITVEADRLRRIPEVVAIAGGRRKAAAIGAVLRSGLVTSLVTDTAAADHLLRETGPGPRPALDRADPDGV from the coding sequence ATGGGACCCGCCGAACTGGTGCAGGCGGCAGCCATGGCGCGCCGTTTCTACCTGGAGGGGAAGTCCAAGATCCAGATCGCCGAGGAGTTCGGCGTCAGCCGGTTCAAGGTCGCGCGGGTGCTGGAGACGGCGCTGGAGCGTGACCTGGTGCGCATCGAGATCCGGGTGCCGGCCGAACTGGACGCGGAGCGCTCCGACGCGCTGCGCGCCCGGTACGGCCTGCGGCACGCCGTGGTGGTGGAGGCGCCGGCGGACGCCGAGGCCGACGCCCCGGACCCGGAGAACCTGGGGGAGGTGGCCGCGGACCTGCTGGGCGAGCTGGTCACCGAGGGCGATGTGCTGGGCCTGGCGTGGGGCCGCTCCACCATCCACATGGCGGCCGCCCTGCACCGGCTGCCGCCGTGCACGGTGGTCCAGCTGACCGGCGTCTACGACGCGGGCACCGCGGAGCGCGGCTCGGTCGAGGCGGTCCGCCGGGCCGCCCAGGTCTCCGGCGGGGAGGCGCACCCCATCTACGCGCCGATGCTGCTGCCCGATCCGGCCACCGCGGCGGCGCTGCGCGGACAGACCGGGATCGCCCGCGCCTTCGAGTACTTCGACAAGGTCACGGTGGCCGCGGTGTCCATCGGCTCCTGGGAGGCGGGCATCTCCACCGTCTACGACATGCTCAGCGAGGAGGAGCGCGCGCACTACGCGTCGCTCGGTGCCGCCGCCGAGATGTCGGCGCACCTCTTCGACAGCGAGGGCCGCCGCATCGGCCGGGACCTGGGGGAGCGGTGCATCACCGTGGAGGCCGACCGGCTGCGGCGCATCCCGGAGGTCGTCGCCATCGCCGGCGGCCGGCGCAAGGCCGCCGCGATCGGCGCGGTGCTCCGGTCCGGGCTGGTCACCAGTCTGGTGACGGACACCGCCGCGGCGGACCACCTGCTGCGGGAGACCGGGCCGGGGCCGCGGCCGGCGCTGGACCGGGCGGACCCGGACGGCGTCTGA